The DNA region AGGCATCGAAGTCAATGTTCTTCTCGACTGGCAGGGCAGTGTGTCCATGGAGGACGAGCTGATCGAGACCATGGTTGCGGCAGGCGCTACGGTAAAGCGCTTCAGACCCATTGAGTGGTATACGTTGGACCGCTTCAACGCACGCACCCACCGCAAGCTGCTGATCGTTGATGGCACTGTCGGGTTCATCGGCGGTGTCGGTATCGCGGACAAGTGGCTCGGCGATGCCAGCAGCCCCGATGAGTTCCGGGAGCTTCACTATCGGGTTCAAGGTCCAGTGGTTGCGTCCATGCAGGGCGCTTTCGCTTTCAACTGGCTGGAGGCAACGGGCCGTCCCCTGCAGGGCGACCTCTATTTCCCTCCTGTCGCGGACTCAGGGCCACTCGTCACTCAGCTGGTTTACTCAAGCATTGGTTCGCGCAACGTGATGCATGTGATGCTGATGACTGCACTTGCCGCGGCACAGGACCACATCCGCATCGGAACAGCTTACTTCGTGCCAGACGAAATCGCCATCGCTCAACTGCTGGCTGCTCGCCAACGCGGCGTAACCGTCGACGTCCTCGTTCCAGGCAAGCATACCAACAAAGACTTCGTTCGGGCTGCCTCTCGGCACTTCTGGGGAGATCTGCTGGAAGCCGGGGTGAACTTCTACGAATATGAGCCGACGATGTATCACGCCAAGATCACCATCGTCGACGAGAGCTGGACCTCAATCGGTTCCGCCAACTTCGATGAACGCTCGTTTCGGCTCAATGATGAGGCCAATCTCAACGTATACGGCGGTGACTTCGCAGACCAACAGATCCGCATCTTCGAGCAGGACCTTGAGCGCTCAACTCTAATCACGCTCGAGCATTGGGAGAGCCGGCCCGCGTGGCAGAAGCTGACCGACTGGCTCGCCAGTACGCTGCGGGTACAGCTCTAACTGTTTTGGTACCGGCATTTGTTGGATCGGATCTGTGATGAATTGGTCTGGGTCTGCAGTCCACTGCTTGCGGATGAACTCGTGTGGAGTGAGGTCCTTCGACCTCTTCAGTCGCGGACCGAAGTTATCACCGTCGCAAGCGCTTAGGACTTCAAAACTTTGCTTGGGCATGTGCTTCGCGGGGTGGGCAATGCTGCTGCGCAACTGAAGGCTCGGTCCGTCGTTTTCTCAGAAGGAGGATGCCATGGAGGTGGGCAGAAATACTGAGCGGCGACCGGCCACCGAGAATGAGGAGAGTTCAGGAGCAGGGAGGTCTATCCTGCCGAGCGGCCTCTATGGAGTGCGCTTCAGATACCAAGGGAAACAAGCTTCAGGCGTTGTGACCATAACTGGCGACAGCTTCGCTGGCGGCGACAGCGGCATGGCTTACTATGGTAAACTGACCAAACGTGGCGGGCAGCTCCGAGTCACGGTGACGACGCTCCGGCATACCGATACCGGCGGTGTTGCCCTTCTGGGGAGCGACCACCTGGAGTTTGTAGCGGAAGGCCTGCCCACCGCAAATGGTGCGATCTTCTCGGGTAAAGCGCCACACACCGGACAGCGGTTCGAGTTTTCTCTTACGCAAATTCGCACCGCTGGTCTTGACCTCTAGATTGTTCGCCGAGAAGCTCTTCGGTCCCTGCCGGTCGAGGCTGCAGCTCGGACTTCTCCCCGCAATCGCGACGGTACCTCCACGGCTCTGCTAACCAAGCGGTTAATTTTGGTCGCTAAAAAGAGAGCAGCTTCGCGCTACCTGGTTATTCAGGCAGTCCATCTCCCATCGCCTGGACCAGCTCCGGAGTGGCGAGCACCGCGCTGCATCTGGCGGTGAGCGTCAGGGGCTCTAAACCGCACGCAGCCGCAGCATCTTCAGCCGAAAGCTGAACTTGTCGTGGCAACCCGACGTAATCGGCTCCGATCGCTTCGGCGATCTCCCTGACGATTGAAGAGGCGTCGACAAAAACCATGCGCTGTTCGGCGGCCGCCGCAGCGGGCATCAGGCACACCAAAAGGGAACAGAACAGACGAAGCATGAAACCTCCTCCGTCGAGGAGGCTAGCACGTCACCAATGACCGGACTCGGACCGCAGCCGTCAGCACCCAGTCAGTAGGTGTGGTCCAGCAAGCGTCCGCCGGATATTTCACAGCCGCCGCCTGCCTTTCGTGTGCAACCGGGGCTTTCCTGTTGCTCCGCGCTCCAGCGCCCCCTATGCAAAGCGTTCAACTGCGTCATTGTCGAGGAGAGATCTGATGTCCGTACTCGAGCGCAACAACGTGACGGTGCATGGCCGTGGCTCCAGGCCGATCATGTTTGCCCATGGCTTCGGCTGCGATCAGAACATGTGGCGCTTGGTCACGCCCGCCTTCGAAGAAGATTTTAAGATCGTGCTGTTTGACCATGTTGGGGCAGGTCACTCCGATCGAGATGCCTATTCTCGTGAGAAGTACTCAACTCTGGATGGCTATGCCAACGACGTTGTGGAGATCTGCCGCGCGCTCGAGCTCACCGATGTTGTATTTGTCGGTCACTCCGTGAGCAGCATGATTGGCGTGCTTGCAGCCAAAGCCGCCCCCGAACTCTTCGGCACGCTTGTTCTCGTCGGGCCTTCGCCCCGATACATCAACGAGGGTGATTACATCGGCGGGTTCACCGCAGAGCAGATCGAGGAGCTGTTGGCTTTTCTCGATTCCAACCACATGGGTTGGTCGCAGGCCATGGCCCCCACCATCATGGGCAACCCGGATCGGCCAGAACTTGGGGATGAACTCACCAATAGCTTCTGCCGCACAGACCCGGAGATTGCCAAGCACTTCGCAAGGACCACCTTCACCTCCGACAACCGCGCCGATCTAGAAGGCGTTGCGGTGCGGACGCTGGTTCTCCAATGCAGCGAGGACGTCATAGCTCCAGTTGAGGTCGGCGAGTATGTGCATCGCCACATGCCAAACAGCGAACTCGTCGTTCTGAAGGCGACTGGCCATTGCCCCAACCTCAGCGCGCCGGACGAGACCACCGCAGCGATCAAAGCATTCCTCTAGGTGGGGACGCTTCTTGTGGATGTTCTCCCGACCTCAGAGTTCGTTGACCTCTTTGAGCGAGCGCCCTGCGGCTATGTGATCGCCGACAGCAGCGGCCGGATCATCCGGGCCAACACCACATTGGCCGATTGGATCGGCACTGATACTTCTGCCCTGACTGGAAAGCGGTTTCAGGATCTGCTGAACATCGCCGGCAAGATCTACTACGAGACCCATTTCGCTCCCCTGCTGCGGATGCAGGGGTTCTTCAACGAAGTTGCGCTTGATCTCGTAAGTGCGGGTGGCCAGTCGCTCCCGGTGCTTGTGAATGCCGCAGAAGCCCGGGACGAGCACGGACCGAAGTTCCTTCGGATCACCATCTTCAACGCTACCGACCGGCGGCGTTATGAGCGCGAGCTCCTGGACGCCCGTGCCGAGGCTCAGGCTGCAAGTGCAGCATTGAAGGAGCTGAATGCCTTCCTGGAGGTCCGTGTCCGCGAAGCCGTCGAGGAGCGGCTCGAAGCAGAAGAAAGGCTGCGGCAGGCCCAGAAGATGGAGGCAATCGGCCAGCTTACCGGAGGCGTTGCGCACGACTTCAACAATCTTCTGACGGTTATCATCGGCGGTCTAGACACGATCAACCGGCAGATCGAATTGCTGCCTGAGAGTGAGCCAAAGAAGCGTATTCTGCGCGCCCGCAACATGGCAGCTATCGGTGCCCAGCGCGCGGCAAGCTTGACATCGCGTCTGCTCGCGTTCTCGCGCCGGCAGCCTCTGGACCCCAAGCCCCTCAACATCAACAAGCTGCTGCGGGAAGTGTCTGACCTGCTGCACCGCACCCTTGGTGAGGCTGTGTCCTTCGAGGCTGTGGAATATGCCGGCCTTTGGCCGGCACTTGTCGACCCTTCTGAACTTTCCAATGCGCTGGTCAATTTGGCTGTCAACGCCCGCGATGCCATGCCAGAGGGTGGCAGACTCACCATTGAGACGAGCAACATCTATCTGGACGAGCCCTATCTAGCATCCTTCGACGAACCAGTGCCTCCTGGTCAGTACGTGCTCATCGCCGTCTCCGACACAGGAACCGGTATGGACAAAGCGATGATTTCAAAGGTGTTCGAGCCATTCTTCACTACCAAGGAAGCCGGTAAAGGCACTGGGCTAGGGCTGAGCCAGGTTTATGGCTTCATTCGGCAGAGCGGGGGCCACATCCGCATCTATAGCGAGCTGGGACAGGGAACCAGTGTGAAGCTCTATCTACCCCGTGCGAGTTCGGAAGAGGTGCTCGCTGATCCCGAACTCCGGGAGAGCGCTGCTGAGACCGGCAGTGGAACAATCCTGATCTGCGAGGATGAGCCAGAACTCCGCAATTTCGGAGCGGAGGCATTGCGGGAGCTGGGGTACCAAGTGCTGGAGGCCGGTGATGGGCATCAAGCGCTTGATTTGCTTGCGCAGCACCCCACAACAGCACTTCTGTTCACTGATGTTGGCCTTCCCAATGGGATGAACGGGCGGCAACTGGCTGACCGTGCGCGGCAATCTCGTCCAGATCTAAAGGTTCTCTTCACAACAGGGTATACGCGCAACGCTATTGTGCATCACGGACGGCTCGATCCTGGGGTGCTGCTACTCACCAAGCCGTACTCGGTGCACGCTCTTGCCGCCAAGGTCCGCCAGGCCATTACCGGTCCATAAGGTCGCGTCTACTCAGCAGTCAAGCTTGGCTGAGCCGGGTGTGCGGGGCGGCTGGCGCTGCACGAAGGAGGAGCAAAACAGTTTCATCTTCCGGTGGAACTAACACCTTCTTCAGGAGTTCGCGCTTGATTGGGGTGGGGCACCTCCCCGTCAGCTGCCACCCGATCAGGATGAACGAATTTGCTCCAGTCACCCGTTGGCGACCTTGTGTCCTTGTCTGAGGAGCGGATTGGGGGGATGAGGTCAGTCATAACGAGTTACGCTTGGGACGGGACCTCACTGGGCGGGCGGGAGGCATGGCCGACATCTCTCCGCCTGTACTCGGATCTCATGCTCGCCTCCAAGCAGCCGATGTTTATCGCCTGGGGGCCGGAGCTCGTCTTCCTCTACAACGATGCTTACGCCGAAGTCCTTAGCAAAAGGCATCCAGATGCACTTGGGCAGCCTTTTGAGCAGGTTTGGTCGGACATCTGGGGGCAAATCGGACCTCTTGTAGACTCGGTGCTGAAGGGGGAAGCGATATGGGTAGAAGATCTTTGCATTCCCATGCAGAGGGCCGGCTATGCGGAAGAGGCTTGGTTTAGCTTCTCTTACACTCCGCTACGGGCGGACAGTGGTGAAGTCGCTGGACTCTTCTGCGCCGTGACCGAGACGACCGGCAAGGTTCTCAATGAGCAGCAGCACCGGGGTGAGAGGGAGCGCCTGCGCCAGCTATTCCAGCAGGCACCCGGCATTATGGCAATGCTGCGCGGGCCTGAGCATGTCTTTGAGCTGGCTAACGACGCCTATTTGCGGATGATAGGGCAAAGGAACGTCATCGGAAAGACGGTGCGAGACGCACTTCCTGAAGTGGAGGGGCAGGGGTTCTACGAACTGTTAGATCAGGTCTTCCAGACCGGTGCTCCCTACCTCGGCCGATCGGTTCCGATCTTGCTTGCGCCGCATGCCGTCGGTGAACCGGCGCAGCTCTTTCTCAACTTTATCTACCAGCCAGTGAAAGATGAAGCCGGAGTTGTAACCGGCATCTTCGTCGAAGGCTTTGACGTTACGGAGAACGTCCGCACCGAGGAGGCGCTTCGCTCAAGCGAGGAGTTCACGCGCCGTATCCTGGAAAGCTCCACGGACTGCATCAAGGTTCTCGACACCAAAGCTCAGCTCCGCTTCATGAGTGAAGGCGGCATGAAGGTGATGGAGGTTGATGACTTCGGGGCCATTGAGAGCCGTGACTGGCGGGACTTCTGGTCTGGTCCCCAGCAGATCGATGCCAACCTGGCAGTAGAGACAGCTCTCGGGGGCGGCACTGCCAGATTTCAGGGGCCCACACCTACAATGAAGGGTACGCCCCGTTGGTGGGACGTCGTGGTCAGCCCAATCCGTGGCCCCCAGGGAGAGGTCGAGCGGCTCCTCTCCGTTTCCCGCGACATAACTCCGATCAGACGAAGCGAAGAGGCGCTCCGCGAGACACAGCTCCGCCTGAATGCCGTCCTCGACAACGCATCCGTCTCGGTATTCCTCATGAATGATCGCCAGGAATGCGTCTACATGAACGCTGCGGCAGAAAAGTTGACCGGTTTTACCCTAGGGGAAGCGGAGGGGCACACGCTGCACAGCCTTATCCATCACACCCGACCTGATGGAACTCACTACCCAATTGAAGAGTGCCCAATTGACCGGGCGTTCCCAGAGCGCCATCAGACCACAGGCGAGGACATCTTCGTCCGCAAGGACGGCACGTTTTATCCGGTGGCCTTTACAGCTAGTCCTATCCAGGACGCCCAGAGCAAGACCGTCGGCACCATCATTGAAGTGCGTGACATCAGCGCCGAGAAGCAAGCAGAGCAGCAGCAACGCATCTTGATCGATGAGCTGAATCACCGGGTGAAGAACACGTTGGCAACGGTACAATCGATTGTTGCTCAAACCTTGAGAAACGAGCCTGACCCGTCCCGAGCCCGGAACAGCATCGAGGGTCGGCTAATCATGTTGTCTCGCGCTCATGACGTGCTCACGAGAGAAACTTGGGGCAGCGCCAGGTTACATGAGATCATCGATGAAGCAGTTTCGGCGTTCCAAACAACTGGAGCTCGCATATCGGTTAGGGGTCCTGAAGTTCGGCTGACGCCACGACAAGCCCTATCCCTATCAATGGCTCTGCACGAACTGGCCACCAACGCGCTCAAGCATGGCGCACTGTCTATGGATAGCGGATCAGTGTCGGTAGCGTGGGAGCTTGTCCCCAGGGGGAACCAAGAACATAGTCTACGCTTAAGCTGGCAGGAAAGGAATGGTCCTCTTGTAAGGGAACCCTCACGGAGGGGCTTTGGATCGAGGTTGCTGGAAGTCGGCCTCGCTCGGGATATGAACGGGCAGGTGAAGGTCGAATACGACGCTAACGGACTTGTCTGCCAAATAGAGTTTCCGTTGCAGAAAACTACGCGAGCCATGGCCGCGACCACATGAGCAGTCCCGATGGTCTGAAGGTGCTCGTGGTGGAAGATGAGCAGCTTGTTTCAATGCTTGTCGAAGATATGCTTTGGGATCTCGGCTACGAGGTGGCTGCGGTTGCATCCAATCTGACGGCGGGCATCAAGGCCGCTGAGCAGGCTCAACCCGATCTGGCCATACTTGACGTAAACCTCAACGGCGAGAAGAGCTTCCCGATTGCCGAGCTCTTGATAAGGGGCGGAGTCCCTGTCGTGTTCGCATCGGGCTATGGTTTATCGGGGGTGAGAGACGTCTATCCAACCGTACCTGTGGTTCAGAAGCCATTCACGCAGATCGCCTTAGCAGATGCACTTGAGCGGGCTTGCTCGGCTCTCGGCAAGCAAGTGCCCGAGCCACCCTCCAAGCTGTAGGCTGTCCCCACATCGTGCATGCAAGAAATCAGTCCTGCTACGAGAATGACCCGCCTGTAGGTCTGAGGGCGATGGGAGCCCTGCTTCAAGAGCCCGTCTCCCGGCGAACCAACAACACCGTTCCCGCAGGATCTGACGTCCAGTGCCCCACTACTCCTGTGAGGGCTTCCAGCTCATCGCGTTGGGGGCTCTTCAATGTCGCCAGTGCGGCGTCGGGATCGTCGGAGAACAGTTCCAGCCAAACGTCCACCTGCGATTGGTGGGGCACCCGATCGATCCAAAAGGTCATCTCGCCGAAGCGAAGGCCTATGCTGTCGTCAAGCGTCTTGACCACCTCCAGCCCTACTCGGTCCCGGTAGAAGGAAACAGTGTCCTCCCACCGGTGCAGTGGCACCTTTATCGCGATATTGTGGCCCGGGCGCAGAGCGCCTTGTTTGCCCAGTTCATCCTGCATTGCCTCTTCTCCTTCGCGCAACAAACCCCAGAAATCCTCGACAGAGCTGCCAACGAGCCGAAGCGCCAGTGCCGCCAGATGGGCGTGCCACCCACCACCGAAGTTGATCGCATCGGCATCACTTCTGAGCCCTGAGTGGACGAGAATGAGCCGAGTGCGGCGTTCACTTTCAGCATAAAGTCGGATGATGACCTCTCCGCCTCGTCCGCCTTCGCAGGTGAAGCCAATTGCGTGCGGTGGCTCGAACAGGGTGATCGTTTCCGTCCAGCTTGCGTCAATGTCTGCCTGGTACTCCGCTGGCGTCGGCACAGCCCGGTCCGAGAGCTCGTGGTGCTTCATTGTGAGGCCGAGTTGCCCGTCGAGGCGCAGGTCGCTCGCACCTGACATGAACCATCTGGACCGTAGTGCAGGATCGACGATGAAACTCCAGACCCTCTCGAGTGGGGCCTCAAGTACACGGTGGAGCACCAGTTCGGACGCACTAATCTTGTCCACTTGCGTCCTCCTGCAACGCAGCTTCCAGAGAGTCCAATTGCTCGTTCCAGAACGCCTCCCACTGATGAAGCCACCCTCCGGCGTGGCGCAGGGGCTCGGGCCGCAAACGGCACATCTGTTTCCGGCCGACCTTGTGTCTCTCGATGAGCTGAGCCTTTTCAAGCATGGCCAGGTGTTTTGCTGCCCCTGCGCGCGTCATGGCGTGAGGTTGAGCAAGCTCGGCTATGGACTTCTCTCCGCCTTTAAGGGCGAGAAGCATGGCCCGACGTGTAGGGTCGGCCAAGGAGGTGAAGGTTGCGTCGAGGTCAAATGATACCATAAGGTTTCATATTGTCGCCACTTCGCGTAGTCAATGTCCCTTGAGTGACGACGTTGATTTAACCGCGGAGACTGGAAGCACTAGGAGATCATGATGAACGATGAGATGGCCTGGAAACTGGAAGAGCGGCTATGGCTCGACGGCGTTTCTGCTTACGAGGAGATTGTTGACCCCGCATGCCTCATGGCTTTTCCCGGGATAGGGGTGCTGGGGTTTGCAGCTATCCTCAAAGGCCTTAAAGGGGCTGCACGCTGGGCCACCGTCAAGATGATGGACCGCACGGTGAGTCGAGCCGGCAAAGATGTCGTGGTGCTAGGTTACACCGCTGAGGGCCAGCGTGAAGGTTCGCTGCCCTATCGTTGCTTCTGCACGTCCACTTACCGTGCTGTCGGCGAGGACTGGCTGCTGGTGCAGCATCAGCAAACGCTCGCCAACTAACCTC from Devosia sp. RR2S18 includes:
- a CDS encoding phospholipase D-like domain-containing protein, whose protein sequence is MARFFSKSLGVALALVIAGVFGTIAAVILIPEPHELAGPVETELVAGSPEFVRSMFALHGGNLYESNTIATLQNGEEIFPAMLDAIASAQRSINFETYVYWSGSIGSRFAEALAERAAAGIEVNVLLDWQGSVSMEDELIETMVAAGATVKRFRPIEWYTLDRFNARTHRKLLIVDGTVGFIGGVGIADKWLGDASSPDEFRELHYRVQGPVVASMQGAFAFNWLEATGRPLQGDLYFPPVADSGPLVTQLVYSSIGSRNVMHVMLMTALAAAQDHIRIGTAYFVPDEIAIAQLLAARQRGVTVDVLVPGKHTNKDFVRAASRHFWGDLLEAGVNFYEYEPTMYHAKITIVDESWTSIGSANFDERSFRLNDEANLNVYGGDFADQQIRIFEQDLERSTLITLEHWESRPAWQKLTDWLASTLRVQL
- a CDS encoding alpha/beta fold hydrolase; the protein is MSVLERNNVTVHGRGSRPIMFAHGFGCDQNMWRLVTPAFEEDFKIVLFDHVGAGHSDRDAYSREKYSTLDGYANDVVEICRALELTDVVFVGHSVSSMIGVLAAKAAPELFGTLVLVGPSPRYINEGDYIGGFTAEQIEELLAFLDSNHMGWSQAMAPTIMGNPDRPELGDELTNSFCRTDPEIAKHFARTTFTSDNRADLEGVAVRTLVLQCSEDVIAPVEVGEYVHRHMPNSELVVLKATGHCPNLSAPDETTAAIKAFL
- a CDS encoding PAS domain-containing hybrid sensor histidine kinase/response regulator — encoded protein: MDVLPTSEFVDLFERAPCGYVIADSSGRIIRANTTLADWIGTDTSALTGKRFQDLLNIAGKIYYETHFAPLLRMQGFFNEVALDLVSAGGQSLPVLVNAAEARDEHGPKFLRITIFNATDRRRYERELLDARAEAQAASAALKELNAFLEVRVREAVEERLEAEERLRQAQKMEAIGQLTGGVAHDFNNLLTVIIGGLDTINRQIELLPESEPKKRILRARNMAAIGAQRAASLTSRLLAFSRRQPLDPKPLNINKLLREVSDLLHRTLGEAVSFEAVEYAGLWPALVDPSELSNALVNLAVNARDAMPEGGRLTIETSNIYLDEPYLASFDEPVPPGQYVLIAVSDTGTGMDKAMISKVFEPFFTTKEAGKGTGLGLSQVYGFIRQSGGHIRIYSELGQGTSVKLYLPRASSEEVLADPELRESAAETGSGTILICEDEPELRNFGAEALRELGYQVLEAGDGHQALDLLAQHPTTALLFTDVGLPNGMNGRQLADRARQSRPDLKVLFTTGYTRNAIVHHGRLDPGVLLLTKPYSVHALAAKVRQAITGP
- a CDS encoding PAS domain-containing protein is translated as MFIAWGPELVFLYNDAYAEVLSKRHPDALGQPFEQVWSDIWGQIGPLVDSVLKGEAIWVEDLCIPMQRAGYAEEAWFSFSYTPLRADSGEVAGLFCAVTETTGKVLNEQQHRGERERLRQLFQQAPGIMAMLRGPEHVFELANDAYLRMIGQRNVIGKTVRDALPEVEGQGFYELLDQVFQTGAPYLGRSVPILLAPHAVGEPAQLFLNFIYQPVKDEAGVVTGIFVEGFDVTENVRTEEALRSSEEFTRRILESSTDCIKVLDTKAQLRFMSEGGMKVMEVDDFGAIESRDWRDFWSGPQQIDANLAVETALGGGTARFQGPTPTMKGTPRWWDVVVSPIRGPQGEVERLLSVSRDITPIRRSEEALRETQLRLNAVLDNASVSVFLMNDRQECVYMNAAAEKLTGFTLGEAEGHTLHSLIHHTRPDGTHYPIEECPIDRAFPERHQTTGEDIFVRKDGTFYPVAFTASPIQDAQSKTVGTIIEVRDISAEKQAEQQQRILIDELNHRVKNTLATVQSIVAQTLRNEPDPSRARNSIEGRLIMLSRAHDVLTRETWGSARLHEIIDEAVSAFQTTGARISVRGPEVRLTPRQALSLSMALHELATNALKHGALSMDSGSVSVAWELVPRGNQEHSLRLSWQERNGPLVREPSRRGFGSRLLEVGLARDMNGQVKVEYDANGLVCQIEFPLQKTTRAMAATT
- a CDS encoding response regulator: MSSPDGLKVLVVEDEQLVSMLVEDMLWDLGYEVAAVASNLTAGIKAAEQAQPDLAILDVNLNGEKSFPIAELLIRGGVPVVFASGYGLSGVRDVYPTVPVVQKPFTQIALADALERACSALGKQVPEPPSKL
- a CDS encoding SRPBCC domain-containing protein gives rise to the protein MDKISASELVLHRVLEAPLERVWSFIVDPALRSRWFMSGASDLRLDGQLGLTMKHHELSDRAVPTPAEYQADIDASWTETITLFEPPHAIGFTCEGGRGGEVIIRLYAESERRTRLILVHSGLRSDADAINFGGGWHAHLAALALRLVGSSVEDFWGLLREGEEAMQDELGKQGALRPGHNIAIKVPLHRWEDTVSFYRDRVGLEVVKTLDDSIGLRFGEMTFWIDRVPHQSQVDVWLELFSDDPDAALATLKSPQRDELEALTGVVGHWTSDPAGTVLLVRRETGS
- a CDS encoding ArsR/SmtB family transcription factor, producing MVSFDLDATFTSLADPTRRAMLLALKGGEKSIAELAQPHAMTRAGAAKHLAMLEKAQLIERHKVGRKQMCRLRPEPLRHAGGWLHQWEAFWNEQLDSLEAALQEDASGQD
- a CDS encoding DUF4440 domain-containing protein, which encodes MNDEMAWKLEERLWLDGVSAYEEIVDPACLMAFPGIGVLGFAAILKGLKGAARWATVKMMDRTVSRAGKDVVVLGYTAEGQREGSLPYRCFCTSTYRAVGEDWLLVQHQQTLAN